A window from Triticum aestivum cultivar Chinese Spring chromosome 6D, IWGSC CS RefSeq v2.1, whole genome shotgun sequence encodes these proteins:
- the LOC123140708 gene encoding wax ester synthase/diacylglycerol acyltransferase 4-like — protein sequence MDNSRPLWDFHLLDFPTSEATSTAVMRVHHSLSDGVSLLTLLMSCARSAADPVKPPAMPPLPKRTGAIYARPRPPASAGALAFARWVWSFVLLAWHTTVDVAVFFATILFLKDTRTPFTTTGHHGELHRKRIVHRSLNLEDVKSVKQTMNCAVNDVLVGVTSAALSRYYYRKSGDNETGKDIRVRSILLVNLRPSTSVHASVNMIESGKGSDVKWGNQVGFIFLPLHIAMHSDPLDYIRKAKNTCDRKKSSLEVAFTHVAAEVFFKLFGPKAGAAIFDRMVYHTTTSLSNMIGPVEQVELFGHPVVFVASTTFVPQEAIVVNYQSYVNSVRLALAVDEAQFPDCHELLDDFSETLNIIKGAAVSLGKHNQKE from the exons ATGGACAACTCCCGGCCTCTATGGGACTTCCACCTGCTGGACTTCCCGACCTCCGAGGCCACCTCCACGGCCGTGATGCGCGTGCATCACTCCTTGAGCGACGGCGTGTCGCTCCTCACGCTCCTCATGTCGTGCGCTCGCAGCGCTGCCGACCCTGTGAAACCGCCGGCCATGCCGCCGTTGCCCAAGCGGACAGGCGCCATTTACGCGCGCCCACGGCCGCCGGCATCCGCCGGCGCGCTGGCGTTTGCCCGGTGGGTCTGGTCCTTCGTCTTGCTCGCTTGGCACACCACGGTGGACGTTGCTGTCTTCTTCGCGACGATACTGTTCCTCAAGGATACACGGACGCCGTTCACGACTACAGGCCACCATGGAGAGCTTCATCGCAAGCGCATCGTACACCGGAGCCTCAACCTTGAAGATGTCAAATCCGTCAAACAAACCATGAACTGC GCAGTTAATGATGTGCTAGTCGGGGTCACTAGTGCTGCCCTATCACGATATTACTACCGGAAATCAG GTGACAATGAAACTGGCAAGGATATCCGTGTGCGATCAATCCTTCTCGTCAATTTAAGGCCAAGTACAAGTGTACAC GCATCTGTTAATATGATAGAGTCTGGCAAAGGGAGTGATGTAAAATGGGGAAACCAAGTCGGCTTCATTTTTCTTCCATTGCATATAGCCATGCACAGTGATCCACTTGATTATATTCGCAAGGCCAAGAACACTTGCGATCGAAAGAAAAGTTCATTAGAAGTGGCATTCACACATGTAGCGGCAGAGGTGTTCTTCAAACTGTTTGGACCCAAG GCAGGTGCTGCTATCTTCGATCGTATGGTCTACCACACTACCACATCATTGTCGAACATGATTGGCCCAGTTGAACAAGTGGAGTTGTTTGGGCACCCGGTTGTTTTCGTTGCCTCGACTACCTTTGTACCACAAGAA GCCATAGTCGTGAATTATCAAAGTTACGTTAACAGCGTCAGGCTAGCACTAGCGGTGGACGAGGCACAGTTCCCAGACTGCCATGAGCTTTTGGATGACTTTTCCGAAACCCTCAACATTATCAAGGGTGCAGCTGTGAGCCTTGGAAAGCATAATCAGAAGGAATAG